A single window of Pygocentrus nattereri isolate fPygNat1 chromosome 24, fPygNat1.pri, whole genome shotgun sequence DNA harbors:
- the si:ch211-161h7.4 gene encoding nucleolar protein dao-5, giving the protein MDRKMMHLGRAKKQLRYFQTDEKTSCSLKIKDVFSLNDLDNIFDDLDSGSDSAMPQLSLLPKSDKIVEHGKEDSSPDLKISSPFGAEEPEALAPENPIQEDHLNGKESPFKEIAPIKTSSPIDLLPAEDGAGDIERPETSPILFGVEDEEPVRHDFSKSLPNQRSESREEFLKGGNESLVSPPTRLEFGKPATQDVVSVTRCMPAQSSNTTSQECQTSAPEAREESQIDGSPSLLFPVSAQNSHSEPLLKEQSKNQVPEVKLDVEVKESSFQQKLRNAFKPKTLWKQEARKPQARALSPLELEDDFMILEDDAPILFTIPKKANSSQKEKHALECVSAKPDDKKSPSQAESAAPKLEDEPGTAKTKKTKGKHGNTYSKGDKNTMTQATVEERNEPLMEVEEVVGDCEPSSVPEVNQDADLPDTGKWRRNNKAHIKLGKKNGKNYDQAIIPVEEPASKRKKPAKITGDTNNAQEEHASNAKKKPNKAKSIVKGGIPEGSAKLDKQINDDAALTDKQVPKQQEQEDKLHKTNEPLLQPTEQPDVQSTAPIKKADKRPASKRGTSKMVKKVQKTKECIKVKEIPVPESDVSAEGSVTAKRKRKPPGEWWLTTGKQNEGNTQVQEVAVQESLQVQKSNVKRKRKETRAISAQSTEEQESHSKTIKHVTLQKVGEKVKKSNNSTSDQKNPKVAGATQKTKSAASTQRQIQSKTPAPSVGEAVHEDVEQVSSKACGPPRRQTLSSGEKRVFEKLYTTDSQYGSTQKHPPSALHQPESLPVKRQRKPPCNWWEVPQSRGSVESSLSPPSSSPRKSKAQTALPCNVFDKVANVVSSQKTVVRAQKKNKINTIHTPKSAKSSLATFKAILASGKPESSTMRGFERRHKGRRNLLHSLEDQSEQSSENILSDQQHGSSHATFDVHPSGAIMDSFKARKTADARLSDGSNRASSGIGFKSGPSSMIELERFEETEDSDLPSSRIVPCIRHVPRVLLDCDLCGPPLRPIVLEREDWDNLCIWFAHLWPSSSKEGKVFSVISPDDFHWYSHGGRAMGHMVDLQNSTFSNGKILLGSYMKKPLQVDLHAVTVFNVASSCVRVEIDGVKMVYNSGETFMTPCGKFYSIHNICREPAVLWYHRMLPNGT; this is encoded by the exons ATTCTGGGTCTGACTCAGCAATGCCTCAGCTATCACTGTTGCCCAAGAGTGATAAGATTGTGGAACATGGGAAAGAAGACAGCTCACCAGATCTCAAGATATCCTCTCCTTTTGGTGCAGAG GAGCCAGAGGCTTTGGCACCAGAAAATCCCATTCAGGAAGACCATTTAAATGGCAAAG AGAGCCCTTTTAAGGAGATTGCTCCTATTAAGACATCCAGCCCTATAGACCTATTACCAGCTGAGGATGGAGCAGGAGATATAGAAAGGCCAGAAACCTCTCCAATACTCTTCGGTGTTGAGGATGAAGAGCCAGTTAGACATGACTTCAGCAAATCTCTGCCGAATCAGAGATCTGAATCCAGAGAGGAGTTTCTTAAAGG GGGCAATGAATCACTTGTTTCTCCACCGACTCGGTTGGAGTTTGGAAAGCCAGCAACACAGGATGTTGTTTCTGTAACAAG ATGTATGCCTGCACAGTCTTCCAATACAACATCCCAAGAGTGCCAAACTTCAGCACCAGAAGCAAGAGAAGAGTCACAAAT AGATGGAAGCCCAAGTCTGTTGTTTCCTGTTTCGGCTCAGAACAGTCATTCTGAACCTCTTCTGAAGGAGCAGTCTAAGAACCAGGTCCCAGAAGTGAAATTAGATGTGGAGGTCAAGGAATCATCTTTCCAGCagaagctaagaaatgcttttaaGCCCAAAACCTTATG GAAACAAGAAGCACGGAAACCACAAGCTCGTGCTCTTTCACCACTTGAACTCGAGGATGATTTCATGATACTGGAAGATGATGCTCCAATTTTATTTACCATTCCAAAGAAGGCTAACAGTagtcagaaagaaaaacatgcattagaATGTGTGTCTGCAAAGCCAGATGATAAAAAATCACCATCTCAGGCTGAATCAGCTGCTCCAAAGCTGGAAGATGAACCTGGTactgcaaaaacaaagaaaacaaagggaAAGCATGGAAATACTTACAGTAAGGGTGATAAAAACACCATGACTCAAGCAACTGTAGAGGAGAGGAATGAGCCTTTAATGGAAGTGGAAGAAGTGGTGGGAGATTGTGAGCCCTCTTCTGTTCCAGAGGTTAACCAAGATGCTGATTTACCTG ATACAGGTAAATGGAGAAGAAACAACAAAGCACATATTAAGCTTGgcaagaaaaatggaaaaaattatGATCAGGCCATAATCCCAGTTGAAGAGCCTGCATCTAAAAGGAAGAAACCTGCCAAAATAACTGGTGATACCAATAATGCGCAAGAAGAACATGCAtcaaatgcaaaaaagaaaccTAACAAGGCAAAATCTATTGTAAAAGGCGGTATACCAGAGGGTTCAGCAAAATTAGATAAGCAAATTAATGACGATGCTGCCTTGACAGACAAACAAGTGCCTAAACAGCAAGAGCAGGAAGATAAGCTTCACAAGACCAACGAGCCACTTCTACAGCCTACAGAGCAACCTGATGTGCAAAGCACAGCTCCAA TTAAGAAAGCAGACAAACGGCCTGCATCGAAGCGAGGTACTTCGAAAATGGTCAAGAAGGTGCAGAAGACAAAAGAATGTATAAAAGTAAAGGAGATTCCAGTGCCTGAATCTGATGTTTCTGCAGAGGGGTCTGTGACTGCCAAGAGGAAGAGGAAACCACCTGGAGAGTGGTGGCTAACCACTGGCAAACAAAATGAAGGCAACACACAGGTGCAAGAGGTGGCAGTTCAGGAGTCATTGCAAGTTCAAAAATCCAAtgtgaaaaggaaaagaaaagaaacacgAGCTATATCAGCACAGAGTACTGAGGAGCAGGAGAGCCACAGTAAGACAATCAAGCATGTGACTCTTCAGAAAGTGGGGGAAAAAGTCAAGAAATCTAATAATTCCACAAGTGACCAGAAAAACCCCAAAGTAGCAGGTGccacacaaaaaacaaagtcaGCAGCTTCAACCCAACGTCAAATTCAGTCGAAGACACCAGCTCCTTCAGTTGGAGAGGCAGTTCACGAGGATGTTGAACAAGTCAGCTCAAAAGCATGTGGTCCTCCTAGACGGCAGACCCTTTCTTCAG GAGAAAAAAGGGTGTTTGAAAAGCTCTACACAACGGACAGTCAGTATGGATCTACCCAGAAACATCCCCCGTCTGCACTTCATCAACCAGAGAGTCTTCCAGTGAAACGACAGAGAAAACCCCCCTGCAACTGGTGGGAGGTGCCTCAGTCTCGGGGATCTGTTGAAAGCTCTCTGTCACCACCAAGCTCTTCTCCACGAAAGTCCAAAGCACAGACGGCCCTTCCCTGTAATGTATTTGATAAAGTAGCCAATGTAGTCAGTTCACAAAAGACAGTGGTTCgtgctcagaaaaaaaataaaataaacacgaTCCATACTCCAAAATCTGCCAAAAGCTCTTTGGCTACATTTAAAGCCATATTGGCCTCTGGAAAACCAGAGTCTTCGACAATGAGGGGTTTTGAAAGGAGACACAAGGGCCGCAGAAACTTACTCCACTCTCTTGAAGATCAGTCAGAGCAGTCAAGTGAGAACATCCTCAGTGATCAACAGCATGGAAGCAGCCATGCTACCTTTGATGTTCATCCAAGTGGTGCTATCATGGATTCTTTTAAGGCCAGAAAGACAGCTGATGCTAGATTATCAGATGGATCCAACAGAGCTTCTAG TGGAATTGGTTTCAAAAGTGGCCCTTCATCAATGATTGAGCTTGAGCGGTTTGAAGAGACTGAGGATTCCG ACTTGCCATCTTCAAGGATAGTCCCTTGCATTCGGCACGTACCTCGCGTCCTGTTGGACTGTGATCTGTGTGGCCCTCCACTGCGGCCCATTGTCCTAGAACGTGAAGACTGGGACAACCTCTGTATTTGGTTTGCTCACTTATGGCCTTCCTCTTCAAAAG AAGGCAAGGTGTTTAGCGTGATTAGCCCAGACGATTTCCACTGGTACTCCCATGGTGGAAGAGCTATGGGTCATATGGTTGACCTTCAGAACAGTACATTCTCAAATGGCAAGATTTTGTTGGGCTCATATATGAAGAAACCTCTGCAGGTGGATCTTCATGCAGTAACA GTATTTAATGTTGCGTCAAGTTGTGTGAGGGTGGAAATTGATGGCGTCAAGATGGTCTACAACTCGGGGGAAACATTTATGACACCTTGTG gGAAATTTTACAGCATTCACAACATCTGCCGTGAACCTGCTGTACTGTGGTACCACAGGATGTTACCAAATGGTACATGA